The window GCCGAGATGAGACGTGTAACCGACGACTTGCCGCGCGTGCCGTTGACATGCACGCGGACGGGGAGCGCGCCGAGACGCCGGACGTGAAGGCGGTACTCGACGAGCCCGTAGGTGAAGAAGGCCACTGCCAGAAGAAGGACGAGCCACATACGCGATGCCCTCAGGTTCGGCCCCCGAAGCGAATCGAGGCCGCCCCCGAGGGCTCTGAAGGTGAAGCCGGATCCCCCGCCGCAAGGCGCCTGACCGTGGCCCTCCCAAGCTCGGCGGCGCGAAGCGGGACGAAGCCGGCACCGGATATCCTAGCAGAGCATGCGGGCCCTGTCAACGAGGACCGCCCCGATCCGGACGGCTCCCACGGGTGCATGGGACTTGGCGGCCCGCCTGGATCGGACGAGCACGTCCGAAGGCCGCCTTCGCCGGGCCCTGCATTCGCCATGGACATAGGACGCCTCTCACAGTATACTGCAAGCGTCCGGCGGCTCGGGAGCTCTGGCCGCGTCACCTCCTCACCGGAACCGCCGTGACCTGCCGTTCGGAGAGGTCCTTCGGGACGCGGTCGCCAGGAACCGGGGAGGTAGCCGATGAGATGGCCTGTGATCGCTCTCCTTGTCTGTCTGTTCGTGGCGGGGCACGCCGCGGCGGACGACAACCCGGCGCGCGTGCTGCTCTGGAGCCAGGTGCCGTCGGAGACAGCGACCGGCTGGGCTTCGCAGCATGCGCCCGATACGCCGTTCTTCGCCGAGTGCGTGAACGACTTCGTCGCTCCTCACAACGCCGAGATAGACCACGTGCATTGGTGGGGCACGTACTGGAATCAACCGCGCAGCGGTCCGAGTCCCAGCGGCTCCCGCGTCGACTGGTCCGGGAACCCGACCGGGCGGCCGTCGCTCGACTGCTCGGGCTCCCAGCGCGTCACCTGCCTGAGCGACAGCCTCGTCGGAGACACGACCGGCAAACCGTCGAACGTGGACGAGTACGGCTGCATCTCGTGGAACGAGTCCGGCCCCGAGATCGTC of the Candidatus Effluviviaceae Genus V sp. genome contains:
- a CDS encoding poly-gamma-glutamate synthase PgsB, whose amino-acid sequence is MWLVLLLAVAFFTYGLVEYRLHVRRLGALPVRVHVNGTRGKSSVTRLISA